In one Sphingobacterium daejeonense genomic region, the following are encoded:
- a CDS encoding gliding motility protein RemB produces the protein MKQTLSYAIAGLLSVAAIGQLQAQVKNQPYSYQHYQKYDEELYSPNTRYHTSSKPILFKGRLLEKMDSIQSLYPTDSDNWFMRKIFNEHLIQVEKEDHTFYLDVLPDFVIGTEMIDPDKRTTWLNTRGIQAGVTIKDKFTFYGNFFENQGVFPRYLDEYIQANRVVPGQAATKKPFDRTKDWMYATANFTYDFSDYFQATLAYDKNFIGDGYRSVLLSDFSSNMAHLKFTGKVGNVQYTSIWAYMNDPKNPRVDSLDSGGRYGDGIKWGAFQYLDYNVTNRLSIGFFQSVIWANRNQAGHRGFDFNYLNPVMFLRPVENNNVSSPDKMFLGLNAKYKILNNITAYGQFLLGEFTAKEFFANNGYQHNKWGAQLGAKAFNIFGVQNLNVLGEYNFVRPYTYQHFVSISNYSNRGEPLAHPRGANFREVIGIANYSWNRFDFSLQGLISNFGTDPIDELGNRVNYGGDIFQSYNSAPNRYGNKIGQGVKNNLYYADLKAAYVLNPKYNLRVEVGYTQRYNKIEGEKTQKSGVINVGLRSSFRNIYGDL, from the coding sequence ATGAAGCAAACGTTATCATATGCTATAGCAGGACTTTTAAGTGTAGCTGCAATCGGGCAATTACAAGCACAAGTCAAAAACCAACCTTACTCTTACCAGCATTATCAAAAGTATGATGAAGAGCTGTATTCACCGAATACTCGTTACCATACTTCTTCAAAACCAATCCTTTTTAAAGGCCGTCTTTTAGAGAAAATGGATTCCATTCAATCTCTTTACCCAACGGATTCGGACAATTGGTTTATGCGTAAGATCTTTAATGAACATCTTATTCAAGTTGAGAAAGAAGACCACACCTTTTATCTGGACGTTCTTCCAGATTTCGTAATCGGTACTGAGATGATCGATCCTGATAAAAGAACAACTTGGCTCAATACCCGCGGGATTCAAGCAGGAGTGACAATCAAGGATAAATTCACTTTCTACGGTAATTTCTTCGAAAACCAAGGCGTGTTCCCAAGGTATCTTGATGAGTACATTCAGGCAAATAGAGTTGTTCCTGGACAGGCAGCAACGAAAAAACCTTTTGACAGAACCAAAGATTGGATGTATGCAACCGCCAATTTCACCTATGATTTTAGCGATTACTTCCAAGCAACCTTAGCCTATGACAAGAATTTTATCGGTGATGGTTACCGATCGGTGCTATTATCTGATTTTTCTTCTAACATGGCCCACTTAAAATTCACAGGTAAAGTAGGGAATGTTCAATATACTTCCATCTGGGCGTATATGAATGATCCTAAAAACCCTCGTGTTGACTCTTTGGATTCAGGAGGTCGCTACGGGGACGGTATTAAATGGGGTGCTTTCCAATACTTGGACTACAATGTCACCAACCGTTTGTCGATCGGATTTTTCCAATCCGTAATTTGGGCAAACCGCAATCAAGCTGGACATAGAGGATTCGATTTCAATTATCTGAACCCAGTCATGTTCTTGAGACCGGTTGAAAATAATAACGTCTCATCACCTGATAAAATGTTCTTGGGTCTGAATGCAAAATACAAGATCCTAAATAATATAACGGCATATGGCCAGTTCTTGTTAGGTGAGTTTACTGCAAAAGAATTCTTTGCCAACAATGGCTATCAACACAATAAATGGGGAGCTCAATTAGGAGCAAAAGCATTCAATATTTTTGGAGTGCAAAACCTGAATGTTTTGGGTGAATATAATTTCGTCCGTCCATATACCTATCAACACTTTGTTTCGATCTCGAACTATAGTAATAGGGGTGAACCTTTGGCACATCCAAGAGGTGCTAATTTCCGTGAGGTGATTGGTATCGCTAACTATTCTTGGAACAGATTCGATTTCTCACTACAAGGTTTAATAAGCAACTTCGGTACTGACCCTATCGACGAGTTAGGAAACCGAGTAAATTATGGTGGTGATATCTTCCAGTCCTATAATTCCGCGCCTAATAGATATGGCAATAAAATTGGTCAAGGTGTAAAAAACAACCTTTACTATGCAGATTTAAAAGCTGCCTATGTATTGAATCCTAAATATAACCTTAGGGTTGAAGTTGGTTATACACAACGATACAACAAGATCGAAGGTGAGAAAACTCAAAAATCAGGGGTGATCAATGTCGGCTTGAGATCTAGTTTCCGTAATATATATGGAGATCTTTAG
- a CDS encoding glycoside hydrolase family 125 protein, with protein MKRRTFLQNSALLGAGMLASKFSFAEGINDFPVVRTPVDKRHFSSKLVEDMIKEFQKNVADKELGWMFNNCLPNTLDTTVYDESKAGRQLTYVITGDIDAMWLRDSSAQVWPYIQFVNKDKKLKNMILGLINKQQECINIDPYANAFYNDPTKKGEWFTDHTDMKPGMHERKWEIDSLCYPIRLAYRYWKETK; from the coding sequence ATGAAGCGTAGAACATTCTTACAAAATTCGGCACTTTTGGGTGCTGGAATGCTAGCCAGCAAATTCTCTTTTGCCGAGGGAATCAATGACTTCCCTGTAGTGCGTACGCCTGTAGATAAACGTCATTTCAGCAGTAAATTGGTGGAAGACATGATTAAAGAATTCCAAAAGAACGTCGCTGATAAAGAATTGGGTTGGATGTTTAACAACTGCCTCCCTAATACATTAGATACGACAGTATATGATGAATCGAAGGCTGGACGTCAATTGACCTATGTGATCACTGGTGATATTGATGCCATGTGGCTGCGAGATAGCAGTGCGCAAGTATGGCCATATATCCAATTCGTAAACAAGGACAAGAAATTGAAAAATATGATCTTGGGCTTGATCAATAAGCAACAGGAATGTATCAATATTGATCCTTATGCGAATGCATTCTACAATGATCCTACTAAAAAAGGTGAATGGTTCACAGACCATACCGATATGAAACCGGGAATGCATGAAAGAAAATGGGAAATAGATTCATTATGTTACCCTATCCGCTTGGCATACCGCTATTGGAAAGAAACGAAATGA
- a CDS encoding glycoside hydrolase family 125 protein, with the protein MRTFKEQQRKDSLGPYKFERTTSRGSDTLQVDGYGYPVKPVGLIVSSFRPSDDSSIFGFLIPSNLFAIVSLRQSAEILRKVKNNTALAEQMEGLANEVETAVNKYGIIDHPTHGRVYAFEVDGFGSYLMMDDANVPSLLALPYLGAVDVNDEVYQRTRNFILSEENPFFFKGTYAEGIGGPHIGRDMIWPMSIIMRANTSTNDEEIRNCVQTLKKTHGGTGFMHESFHKDDPKKFTRHWFAWTNTLFGELMWKLYKEKPELLKA; encoded by the coding sequence TTGAGAACATTCAAAGAACAGCAACGCAAAGATAGCCTAGGGCCCTATAAATTTGAAAGAACAACTTCCAGAGGTTCAGACACGCTGCAAGTAGACGGCTATGGATATCCTGTAAAACCTGTTGGTTTGATCGTTTCGAGCTTCCGTCCATCTGATGACTCCAGCATCTTTGGCTTTTTGATCCCTTCTAATTTATTTGCGATTGTCAGCTTACGTCAGTCAGCAGAAATCCTGAGAAAGGTAAAAAACAACACCGCTTTGGCTGAACAAATGGAGGGTTTGGCAAATGAGGTTGAGACAGCAGTCAACAAATATGGTATTATCGATCACCCTACCCATGGTAGAGTTTATGCTTTTGAGGTGGATGGATTCGGCAGTTATTTGATGATGGATGATGCAAACGTCCCTAGCCTTTTAGCATTGCCTTATTTAGGTGCGGTAGATGTAAATGATGAGGTGTATCAAAGAACAAGGAATTTTATTCTTTCTGAAGAGAACCCATTCTTCTTTAAGGGTACCTATGCAGAAGGTATCGGTGGCCCACACATTGGGCGTGATATGATATGGCCAATGTCGATCATCATGCGTGCAAATACGTCGACCAATGATGAGGAAATTCGCAATTGTGTGCAGACATTGAAGAAAACACACGGTGGAACCGGTTTTATGCATGAATCATTCCACAAAGATGATCCAAAGAAATTCACACGTCATTGGTTCGCCTGGACAAATACATTGTTTGGCGAGTTAATGTGGAAATTATATAAAGAAAAACCAGAGCTGTTAAAGGCTTAG
- a CDS encoding apiosidase-like domain-containing protein, producing the protein MKIKISALIAFLLIFGCSNAQNLIQKVRISESGHSMEYENGKPFFWLGDTAWELFHRLKIEEIENYLDNRKEKGFNVIQCVVLAELDGVLVPNRYGHVPFLENDPTRFNEHYFQLVDTVVKMAEKKGMYLAILPTWGDKVTLKYGGAGPVIFNEQNAFVYGELLGERYKGFNNIFWILGGDRPPADNDETWLSIYSAMAYGIDKGSEKKTLKSFHPGGFIWESSKMLQQEPWMDFNMIQSGHAKLDVPVWEFIKTDWNLKPSKPTMDAEPCYEDHPINPWNGWDPTKGYFRDWEVRRQIYRSVFAGGFGVTYGHHAIWQFFGPAYKAVNYPDRNWQAALDRPAAFQAGFLKDLILSRPSTNRIPAQALIKNQDTFENKNFMVAFTDNAKSYAMIYLPNNKSAKINMKEIPSKRIKYSWFRPETGKIVRSKNIKTKGDLEFQVPDTISKDWVLILDKIE; encoded by the coding sequence ATGAAAATAAAAATTTCCGCATTAATCGCCTTTCTGTTGATTTTTGGATGTTCAAATGCTCAAAATTTAATTCAAAAAGTTAGGATTTCTGAGTCAGGACATTCCATGGAATATGAAAATGGAAAACCCTTCTTTTGGTTAGGTGATACTGCTTGGGAGTTATTTCATAGACTAAAAATCGAAGAAATCGAAAATTATCTTGATAATAGGAAAGAAAAGGGATTCAACGTTATTCAATGTGTTGTGTTGGCAGAATTAGATGGTGTATTAGTGCCCAATCGATATGGACATGTACCTTTTTTGGAGAATGATCCAACTAGGTTTAATGAACATTATTTTCAGTTGGTTGATACGGTGGTAAAAATGGCTGAAAAAAAGGGTATGTACCTTGCAATTTTGCCGACATGGGGAGATAAGGTAACGCTAAAATACGGAGGTGCAGGTCCAGTTATTTTCAATGAACAAAATGCTTTTGTTTATGGGGAATTATTAGGCGAGCGATATAAGGGCTTTAATAATATCTTTTGGATATTAGGTGGCGACCGCCCGCCAGCCGACAACGATGAAACTTGGTTGTCAATTTATTCAGCCATGGCCTATGGTATTGATAAAGGATCTGAGAAAAAGACTCTAAAGTCCTTCCATCCAGGTGGATTTATTTGGGAGTCCAGCAAAATGTTGCAACAAGAACCTTGGATGGATTTCAACATGATACAATCAGGACATGCCAAGCTGGATGTCCCGGTTTGGGAATTTATTAAAACAGATTGGAATCTTAAGCCTTCAAAACCCACCATGGATGCCGAGCCTTGCTATGAAGATCATCCAATTAACCCTTGGAATGGTTGGGATCCTACAAAAGGATATTTTCGGGATTGGGAGGTCAGACGCCAAATTTACAGGTCCGTCTTTGCAGGTGGATTTGGTGTTACTTATGGGCATCATGCTATATGGCAGTTCTTTGGACCAGCATATAAGGCGGTAAATTATCCCGACCGAAACTGGCAGGCAGCATTAGATAGACCAGCAGCTTTCCAAGCCGGATTTTTAAAAGATCTTATCTTATCTCGACCATCAACAAATAGAATACCTGCCCAAGCATTAATCAAAAACCAAGATACTTTTGAAAATAAAAATTTCATGGTCGCTTTTACAGATAATGCCAAGTCTTATGCAATGATTTATTTGCCCAACAATAAATCTGCCAAGATAAATATGAAAGAAATTCCGAGTAAAAGAATAAAGTATAGTTGGTTTAGGCCAGAAACAGGTAAAATAGTTCGATCAAAAAACATAAAAACAAAAGGTGATTTAGAGTTCCAAGTTCCAGATACCATTAGTAAAGATTGGGTTTTGATCTTGGATAAGATTGAATGA
- the murI gene encoding glutamate racemase, whose product MSKTNSSGPIGIFDSGYGGLTVFKEIHKHLPEYDYIYLGDNARVPYGTRSFETVYEYTKECVFKLFDLGCNLVILACNTASAKALRTIQQNDLPEGKKVLGVIRPTSEVVDQFTKTNKVGILATQGTVNSNSYVLEINKFHPQIEVFQHACPFWVPLVENNELEGEGANFFVQQDIQQLLSTSTDIDTILLACTHYPLLLPMIEKYVPKGIKIISQGKLVAESLVDYLERHPEVEEKCSKGKMLQFFTTDDPEDFNKKAQIFFGRKVHSSFLKVQN is encoded by the coding sequence ATGTCGAAAACAAACAGTTCAGGTCCTATCGGTATTTTTGATTCGGGTTATGGTGGTTTAACGGTATTCAAGGAAATCCACAAGCATCTTCCGGAATATGATTATATCTATTTAGGGGATAATGCGAGAGTTCCGTATGGTACAAGATCCTTTGAAACAGTTTATGAATATACCAAGGAATGTGTTTTCAAGTTATTTGACCTAGGCTGTAATTTGGTGATTCTGGCTTGCAATACGGCATCTGCCAAGGCATTGCGAACTATCCAGCAAAACGACCTTCCTGAAGGCAAAAAGGTATTGGGTGTTATTCGACCTACCTCCGAAGTAGTGGATCAATTTACAAAGACCAACAAAGTAGGGATCTTGGCTACTCAAGGGACTGTAAATTCAAATTCTTATGTGCTTGAGATCAATAAATTTCATCCACAGATCGAAGTTTTTCAGCATGCATGCCCATTTTGGGTACCTCTAGTCGAAAACAATGAGCTGGAGGGTGAAGGTGCTAACTTTTTTGTACAGCAGGATATTCAACAGTTACTTTCAACATCGACAGACATTGACACTATTCTCTTGGCCTGTACGCATTATCCACTTTTACTGCCCATGATTGAAAAGTATGTTCCGAAAGGTATAAAAATCATATCTCAGGGCAAACTGGTTGCGGAAAGTCTTGTCGATTATCTGGAAAGACATCCCGAAGTTGAAGAAAAGTGTTCTAAAGGAAAAATGCTTCAATTTTTCACGACCGATGACCCTGAAGATTTCAACAAAAAAGCACAGATTTTTTTCGGCAGGAAAGTTCATTCCAGCTTCCTGAAAGTTCAAAACTAA
- a CDS encoding SufE family protein, with protein sequence MTINEIQDELIEDFSFYQDWMEKYEFIIQLGKELPLIDEANRQDQYIIKGCQSKVWLVPEMKDDKLTFTADSDAVITKGLVSLMVKVLSGHTPKEIANADLYFIDQIGLKEHLSPTRANGLLSMVKQMKLYAIALQAKAS encoded by the coding sequence ATGACGATTAACGAAATACAGGATGAATTGATCGAGGACTTTTCCTTTTATCAAGATTGGATGGAGAAATACGAATTTATTATCCAATTGGGCAAAGAACTACCATTGATTGATGAAGCCAACAGACAAGACCAATATATCATTAAAGGATGCCAATCAAAAGTGTGGTTGGTGCCTGAAATGAAAGATGATAAATTAACCTTTACAGCCGATTCTGATGCGGTAATAACCAAAGGATTGGTGAGCTTAATGGTGAAAGTCCTGTCAGGACATACACCTAAAGAAATTGCAAATGCTGATCTTTATTTTATCGATCAAATTGGTCTAAAAGAACATCTTTCACCAACAAGGGCAAATGGTCTGCTTTCTATGGTAAAGCAAATGAAACTATACGCTATAGCTCTCCAAGCTAAAGCATCATAA
- a CDS encoding aminotransferase class V-fold PLP-dependent enzyme: MDTLDIKTIREDFPILKREVNGKPLVYLDNGATTQKPKAVIDAILNYYTDMNSNVHRGVHYLSQISTDAFEVTRRKVQEFINAKHDYEIIITKGTTESINLVATCYGQKFISEGDEVIISAMEHHSNIVPWQMLCEAKGATLKVIPMSEAGELDMDVYKSYLNPRTKIVSVNYVSNALGTINPVREIIRLAHENNTPVLLDAAQAVQHIKIDVQELDVDFLVFSGHKMYGPTGVGVLYGKEEWLNKMPPYQGGGDMIKDVTFEKTTYNELPFKFEAGTPNIEAGIALNAAIDYINELGIDNIKKYEDDLLAYATERLLEIDGLRIIGTAKEKSSVISFVVDGTHPYDIGVLLDKLGIAVRTGHHCAQPVMEQFHIPGTVRASLAVYNTKDEVDALVAGVKRAVAMLV; this comes from the coding sequence TTGGATACACTAGATATAAAAACGATTAGAGAGGATTTTCCCATATTGAAACGTGAGGTAAACGGGAAACCTTTAGTCTATTTAGATAATGGTGCTACAACGCAGAAACCTAAAGCTGTAATCGACGCCATCCTAAACTATTATACAGATATGAACAGTAATGTGCACCGCGGTGTTCATTACTTAAGCCAGATCTCAACCGATGCTTTTGAGGTAACCCGGAGGAAAGTTCAGGAATTTATCAACGCAAAACATGATTACGAAATCATTATCACCAAAGGAACAACAGAAAGCATAAACTTAGTGGCAACATGCTATGGTCAGAAATTTATTTCTGAAGGTGATGAAGTCATTATATCAGCAATGGAACATCACTCCAATATTGTTCCTTGGCAGATGCTATGTGAGGCCAAAGGTGCTACACTTAAGGTGATCCCAATGTCAGAAGCCGGAGAGTTGGATATGGATGTGTATAAATCCTATCTGAACCCTAGAACAAAGATTGTTTCTGTGAATTATGTTTCTAATGCTTTGGGAACTATAAACCCAGTAAGAGAAATAATCAGGCTGGCACATGAGAATAATACTCCTGTATTGTTAGATGCTGCTCAGGCAGTTCAACACATCAAAATCGATGTGCAGGAATTAGATGTTGATTTCTTGGTGTTCTCTGGTCACAAAATGTATGGACCAACTGGAGTTGGGGTGCTTTATGGGAAAGAAGAGTGGTTGAACAAGATGCCTCCTTACCAAGGTGGTGGAGATATGATCAAAGATGTGACGTTTGAGAAAACTACATACAACGAACTTCCATTTAAATTTGAAGCAGGCACACCGAATATAGAGGCTGGTATAGCATTGAATGCTGCCATAGACTATATCAATGAGTTAGGAATTGACAATATCAAAAAATATGAAGATGATCTGCTTGCCTATGCAACCGAGAGGCTTCTGGAAATTGACGGATTGAGAATCATTGGAACTGCCAAAGAAAAATCCTCAGTAATCTCTTTTGTTGTAGATGGAACACATCCTTATGACATCGGGGTTTTATTGGACAAATTAGGTATCGCAGTACGTACAGGACACCATTGTGCGCAACCAGTTATGGAACAATTCCATATCCCAGGTACTGTAAGGGCAAGTTTAGCAGTTTATAACACAAAAGATGAAGTAGATGCATTGGTTGCAGGCGTGAAAAGAGCCGTAGCCATGTTAGTATAA
- a CDS encoding MarR family winged helix-turn-helix transcriptional regulator — protein sequence MLKEKFNQYSLVLDRTARRVKQFAQSSFSNHGIDLTVDQWSVIKTLYEHEDLTHKDLADLCGKDQPTMTRIIDLLIKKGYVMRVEHPTDRRCLHIQLTDTGKDQAKTLAPMVKEFRMKAWENLTDEDFEHFTRILNTIYNNLETK from the coding sequence ATGCTAAAAGAAAAATTCAATCAATATTCCTTGGTTTTGGACCGTACGGCCAGGAGGGTTAAACAATTTGCCCAATCATCATTTTCAAATCATGGGATTGATTTGACAGTTGACCAATGGTCCGTTATCAAGACTTTGTATGAGCATGAGGATTTAACTCATAAGGATTTGGCAGATCTGTGTGGGAAAGATCAGCCTACTATGACCCGTATAATCGACCTATTGATTAAGAAGGGTTATGTAATGCGCGTTGAGCATCCAACAGATCGGAGGTGTTTGCATATTCAATTGACAGATACAGGCAAAGATCAAGCAAAAACGTTGGCTCCTATGGTTAAGGAATTTAGGATGAAAGCTTGGGAGAATTTAACGGATGAGGATTTTGAACATTTCACAAGAATTTTAAATACAATTTATAATAATCTAGAAA